CCAGATAAACACAGTCTTCTTTAGATTTGTCCACCTCGACGGATATGGCGCGTGAGACTATGTCCCGGGGGGCAAGCTCGCCGAGCTCGCTGTATTGCTTCATAAACCTGTGCCCGGAGGCGTCCAGAAGATAGGCGCCTTCACCCCGTACGGCCTCCGTGATGAGAAAACTCGCGCCGTGCTCGTTATAGAATGCGGTAGGATGAAACTGGACGAACTCCATGTCGGTGATTTCCGCCCCTGCCTGATATGCAAGAGCGATACCCTCGCCGGTGGACCCTCCGGGATTGGTTGTACGCTCATAGAGAGCCGAAGCGCCCCCTGTAGCGAGTATGACGGACCTGGATATAAAGGCCAGCGGCTCGAAATCCCTCCCGAGGGCCAAAGCGCCGCAGCATCCCGCCTCACCCGTAATAAGCTCGACTACGCCCGTGCTCTCATACTTTTTTATAGACGGGTTATCCTCTACAGCGGCGATAAGAAACGTGACCATCTCCCTGCCGGTAGAGCTGCCGCCCGCGTGAAGCACCCGTCTTTTCGTATGCCCTCCCTCAAGGCCGAGCTCAAGTCCCCTCTCTCCGGAATCGAACTTCATACCCAGATCTATCAGGTCCATAACCAAGTCCCTGCCCTCGTTAACCAGAACCTGAACCGCCTCTGTATTATTGAGCCCCCTGCCCGCTCTAAGCGTATCCTCTATATGAAACCAGGCGGAATCCTCGGGATCGACAGCGGCGGCTATCCCGCCCTGGGCCCAGAAAGAATTGCTCTCCTCAACGGTGGATTTGGTGAGTATGACGACGTCGCCGAAATTAGAAGCGTAAAGAGCGGCATATAACCCTGCCAGTCCGCTGCCAATAATTAGAAAATCAGAATGTATTTCCGCGGGTTCCGGAGCGCCCGCTTCCGAATTGCTCATTCAATACTCTGAACTAAGAGATTTTATCATTTCACAGCACTTAACCGGCAGCAATCGATTCCATCAGCGCGTTCTTTATATCTTCAATCTTTTCAGGGTCCGTTATTTTCTTTCCGCTCGAATCCACGACGTAAAACGCGTCCACTACCTGATCGACCTTTGTCGAAATCTTGGCGTACTCAATCGAAAGCTCCAGATTCCTCAGCGTCTTCGTAATATCGTATAAAAGCCCGGACCTGTCGTGGGTATATACATCTACAACGGTAGCCAGATCCGAGGATTCATTATCTACCATGATCCGCGCAGGGTACTGCGGAATCGCCTTGCCGTAAATGGGCTTGTCCAGCTTTCTTTTCGCAACAATCTTCTCAACATCCATCTTGCCTATAAGCACCTGACGCATATTTTTGCCCAGCTTATCCCAAATCTCGTCCCCCTCCTTCACCGATTTGCCGAATTTGTTCACATAAAATACGTCCAGGATTCTTCCGTCGTTCCTGGTCGTGATTCGAGCTCCCAGCACGTTGAGGCCGGTTGCCCTTATCACGCCGCACAGCTTGGAAAATATACCCGGCTCATCGAAGCCCCAGAAAGTAAACTCATCGAATTCATCGTCGGTATGATAAAGCACATCCATTCCGACGCCGTCTTTAGATTTATCCACGAGTCCCATATGGTAGGCGATCTTACGGGGGGAGAAACTTGAGAAATAAGACTCGGGCATTGTCTTGAGTATCTTTCTCACATTTCTTCTCGAAATCTTCCTGTCGAGCATTTTAACGACCTCTTCGGTCATTCTTTTCTGCCTCGCCAACGGGTCCTCTTTCCTGTACGTTCCCCTTTCGAGCACTCTTGCGGTTCTTATAAAAAGCTCTTTCAGAAGCATCCCTTTCCAGTTGGTCCAGACATCCGGGCCGACGGATTTAATATCGGCGAAAGTAAGCAGATACAGGAGACTGAGGGTCTCCAGATTTTTTACCTGCTTCGCGAATCTCACTATCAGGCTGTGATCATGGATATCCCTTCTCTGAGAAAAATGGGACATGAGAAGGTGGTTCTTTACGAGGAACTGGAGCTGCTCGATCTCATCCTTCGAGAGACCCATTCTTCTGGCGATCCTGGGTATCATGGCCGCTCCTTTCTCGGCATGGCCCTTACCCTCTCCTTTTCCCATATCGTGAAACAGACACGCGAGATACAACACGTGCCTGTTCATAAGAGATTCCGCAGTTTTCGTAAGGAGCGGGAGATCCTTATCGTATTTGTAATTGAGAAGATTCTCTATCTCCCTCACCATGAATATCGAATGAACGTCAACGGTGTAAACGTGATACGCGTCGTGCTGAACCATGCATACTATCTTTCCGAACTCCGGTATGTAATTCCCCAGAAAACGAAGCCGGTTCATTTCGAACAGCGTGTCGGCGACATTTTTTCCCTTCTTGAGCAGTCTCAGAAATGATGCATTGAGCTCTGGGTTTCTCCTTAACTTTTCGTCCATTGCCGTAAAGCTCAGGTTGTCCCGGATGAGGTCAAGCAGGTAAGTGCTCATCCTGACCTGATGTTTGTCGGCATACTCAAAAGCCCTCATGAGGTTTGCGGGGTTTTCCTTAAAGATGTTTACGTTGGAGACCGAAAGCACTCCCCCGTGTATGATAAATCCGTTATCCAGAACGATCTTCTTCGAAGAGCGGATTCCGGACTTATGATCCGTAACGCATTTGTCTATAAGCCTTCTGGACTGCTCTCTTAATTCATTGGCTCTCAGATAGTATATCCTCATGAACCGTTCTACCGCGGGCAATTCCGCGTCCTTAAATCCGAGAAATTCCGCGACCTTTTTCTGAAACTCGAATCCGAGCCTGTCCTCTCTTCTGCCAGCCAGATAATGAAGCTCCGAGCGTATCAGGAGGAGAAAATTAAGGGCTTTCTCGAAGATCCTTATCTCCTTTTCAATCAATATTCCTTTGGGTAGGAGCTCCGAAAACGTCTTCACCTTGAACTTTGCCTGTGCTATCCACAGGGCATAGTGTATGTCTCTTAGTCCGCCTTCTCCCTCTTTAACATTAGGCTCCAGAAGGTACACCGACCTTCCGAATCTGTTGAGCCTTTGTTCATTTTCCTTTACCTTGCTCTGAATGAACTTGTGGGAAATAGCAGGGAGGAGCTGACTGAAGATTTTCGTATTCAAATCCTCGCACAACTCTCTATCGCCGAAAACGTACCTGCCGTCGAGAAGCGAAGTTAGAACAGTAGTGTCTTCATCCTCTGAAAGCTCCATGCACTCGTCTATGGTTCTCAGGGAATGACCGACGTCGAGGTTTAAGTCCCACAGAAGGTATAGAAGTTTTTCGGTTGCCTCTTTGGCCTGGGTTTTATTCCGGGGCTTGTATAAAAACATCAAATCCACATCGGAATAGGGGCAAAGCTCGTTTCTGCCGTAACCGCCGAGCGCCACCACGGATACATTCTTGAGATTGTTCAAACCCTGCTGAGCGAGCGCCTGTCTGATGAGCTTATCGACAATATCCGACCTCTTTTTTGCAAGGAGGCTCCCCGACAAAGCCCTGTTGCGCTTGGCTTTATTTTTATGGTATTCCTCCAGCTCGGCCTCTTTCCGGGTAAGCCTTTCCTTCAAATCACGGCTCGTGTCTTCCGTTTCAACAATTATATCAGCAGGTTTACTCATTTATTTTCTCTATCCATATATTACAGCTATATTGTAATGGCACGCGGCAAAAATTCATAATTTCAGGCTGAGCGACACGCCGTCTCTTATAGGAATTATCGTGGTGAAAAAACCCTCCCGCGACAGCAGCAAACGGGTGAATTCCCTGACCCCTTCGGTGCTGGGGGAATTATCGCCGCTCACGACGCGTCCGAACCAGAGTACGTTATCGGTGATCAGGAGACCTCCCTTCCTTAATTTCGCGTAAGCCTTATCCACAACCTCAGGATAATATTCCTTGTCTATATCGTTGAAGATAATATCGAATTCATCCTGAGCGCTGTCCAGAACATCAAGCGCGTTCCCCGTTATTATCCTCACTCTGTCCCTGACCCCGGCTCTGGTCAAATAGTCCTCCGCGAGTCTTGAGTTCCCGGGGGATAATTCCGTAAAGACCACCGATCCGCCCTCCCCGACCGATCCGGCAAACCAGTACGCGGAATATCCGAAACCCGACCCCAGCTCAAGGACCTTTTTGGCCCCTGTCATAAGCGCAATCTGTGAGAGAAACCTTCCTACGAGCGGTCCCACGATGGGGAAATCGTTATTCCCCGCATAGAGCTCCATCTCTTTTAAAATAGCGTCTTCGACGGGAGTAAGGCTTGACAGATAATCCTCGATCTCGGGGTTTACTATATAACTATCTGTCTCGGAGGACTGCTTCACTTTTTTCGGAACTCCACAAATGTTTCGGCGTATTTACTTTCCTTGTTCTCAATCCGGGCCATCACAAACAGCAGGTCGGACAGCCTGTTAATATATATCAGCACGTTCTTGCCGACCTCTTCCTGCTTCATAAGCTTAACTATCTTCCGCTCGGACCTTCTTGCTACGGTCCGCGCGAAATGGAGAAAGGATCCGCCGGTACTGCCGCTCGGCAGGATGAATTCTTTTAAAGGCTCCAGTTCCTCAAGGAATTTGTCGATCTCGGATTCTATTTCTTTTATCCGGTCCCCGCCGATTCTGGGAACTTCCAGATCCGGAGGACTCGCAAGCTCGGCGCCGATTATGAATAGATCGTTCTGAATGGTTTCTACGGTATTTTTGATCGATTCGCTTTTTGCATGAGTGCGGGCAATTCCCAGGACCGCGTTGAGCTCGTCAACATCGCCGTACGCCTCCACCCTCGGAGACGCTTTGCTCACTCTGGTGCCGCCCACAAGAGACGTCAGGCCCTCGTCCCCGGTCTTGGTATATACCCTTGTTATTCTCTTTTTGGACATGCTGAAATTCTAACCGAATGGGAAATGCGGTTCAAACAGATGCGTTCAAATCAGGGCGGGGTTGTTTTAAAATGAAACAGATAAAATCTTCCGGAGCCGGGAACGGGACAATCCCATGCTAACGGTATGGAGAGATTAATTTGAAATTGTCCCGTACAGAAATTAAGCGGAGGGGATTCAGACTGCTACTCTGTCCTCCAGCGTTCCGTCAATCGCATCCACGATTTGCCCCTTCGGGAGGGCCCCCGTGATGACATTTCGAGGTTTTCCTTGCTTGAATATAATCATCGTCGGAATGCTTCTGATCCCGTACGCCTGGGTGGTTTTGGGATTTTCATCCACATTCAGCTTAGCTATTTTCAATTTGTCCTCGTATTCCCCGGCTATCTCCTCGAGAACGGGCGCTATAGCGCGGCAAGGGCCGCACCATTCAGCCCAGAAGTCGAGTAGAACGGGGACTTCGGAATTAATGACCTCTTTTTCAAAATTATCGTCTGTTACCAGCGTGGTTTTGCTCATCGTTCGGCCTCCTGCTTTTATTAGCTGATTGTTGGTTTAGATATAAATAGATGAAAAAGGATTCAGAGCCGGTTACCCGGATTAGCCTATTGTTTAATGCAGAAACCACATATTGCTGTGAGAATTTGCCGCCCTTCGCGTAACCGGAGCCCGAGAATGAAGCCCGTCGAGTATGCTATACTTATTTTCTGGATTCTAAAAATCGGGCAGTTGAAAATTATGGACTTGTCATCACTGGACCTGAAAGACGTATACAATCTGAAAAGCTTCTCCGGTACGATTCCTCTATTTCCGCTATCGACGGTTGTATTTTTCCCTAACACCCTTTTGCCGCTTCACATATTCGAGCCGAGATATCAACAAATGGTACACGATGTTATGGAATCGGAAAAAATAATCGGCATGGCTCTCCTGAAACCGGGCTGGGAATCGAACTACTACGGCAACCCCGAAGTATTCGATGTTGCGGGTATGGGAAGGGTAGTAAGCTCGGAAATGTTCAAGGACGGAAGGATGAATATTGTTCTTTACGGATTGAAAAGGGTTAAAATAGAGAAAATAGTTCAGGATAAACCGTACCGGCTGGCCAATGTAAGCATAATGGAGAACCTGCACAGCGCGGGCGATGAGGCCTACAGGGAACGGATAGAGAAACTTGTCACCAAATGGAACTTTGTACTCGACGAGGAGCAGAAATCCCACAGGATTAATATAAATACGAAACTGCCCCTGGACAGCCTGACAGACGCCCTTGCCACGCTTATCTCTTCAAATATTTTTGATAAACAGATGCTTCTGGAAGAGCCGAGCATAGAGAAAAGAGCCGAGGCGATTATTAAATATCTCCAGACGAGGCTCGATATTGTATCCGTCACATCCAAGAAGAGAAACAAGATTATAGATAAGCGAAATCTCAATTAGAGTCAATCGCCGAGCAGAAATTCAAGTACAAGCCTGTCCACTTCTTCCTGCCTTTCTCTCCAGAATCCGTGTCCCGCACCCTCGAAAACCTTGAGTTTGGAGTCAGGAATCTGCTCGGACAGCAAGCGGGAGCGCCGTGGCGACGCTATCAGGTCCGCTCCCCCGAGCATTACGAGCGCCGGGGAGCTTATTTTATGTAGCGAATCGGTCGTATTATGACTCTCGCAAGCGTAACTCTGTCCCAGATAGCCCTGAAGAGCTTCCGGGCTCTCCGGGAGCGATGCCATTGTCTTTTTGATGTTACCGATGTTGTTTTCGATGTACTCTCTTGAATAACCGAGATAGAGCGCCATAAGCCAGACTGCTTTCGTCCCTATTTTGGTCGCGATTTCTCTGCCCATTCTGAGTATCTCATCCCCCACTTCGTCCCTCGACGCCGAAGAGCAGCCCATTACGAGCTTGTTCACCCGGGCCGGATGATTAATTGCAAGCCACTGCCCTATCATTCCCCCCATCGACTTTCCGACTATATGCGCAGTATCGATCCCGAGCTCGCTCATGAGAGAAGCGGCGTCATCCGCCATATCCCGTGTTGTATATCCGGGCTCAGGCTTATCCGACCTTCCGGCTCCCCGGTTGTCGAAGACAACTACTTTGAAATGCTCCGAGTAAATCGGGACCTGCGTGGCCCAGCTTTCTATCTGGCTTCCCAGTCCGCCTATGAGCACCACCGGGTAGCCCCGGCCGTGCGTCTCATAGTATATATTTACACCGTTTACGCTTACTCTGGGCATAGGTCCTCAATTCTCCTCTCTGACTGTCCTCTTTGACTCCAGATACTCGGCGAGTATATATACGGCCGCCATCTTGTCTATCACCTTCTTTCTCTTCTTTCTGCCAAGGTCGGCGTGAATCAGAAACCGCTCGGCTCCCGCGGTTGAGAAGCTCTCGTCCCAGTACACAACCGGGAGGTGAAAGGCCTCCTTTATTTTCCCGGCGAACTTTAATATACCCTCGCCCCTTTTACCGACCGTTCCGTCGCTCCTGTAGGGGATGCCGACTAGAATTTCGGAGGGGCTGTACCTCTCTATCAGCCGGGCGAGCTCTCTCTTATCGTACTCAAAACTCTTCCTTTTGATAGTCGTAACGCCGCTGGCGGTGATGCCTAGCTCGTCGCTCACGGCCACTCCTATCGTTTTTGTCCCCACGTCAAGGGCAAGCGTGCGCATAATTAATACACCCGAAGAACAGTTGATATGATAATCACAATAACCCTAATTTCCGTGCGTTAACGAAATTTACAAACCAGACGGCGGTAGATTTCCTTGATTAATCGGATAGGATTCGATTCGCCTTCGTTAGATTCAGAACTTTCGGCTTTTGCGTATGCGCTGAAATTACCGGGCACGTAGGTCTTTAATCTGTTCCTCCAGCCGGGAATCCATCTCTTCTCGTTCCTTTCGGGCGGGGAATTTGCGACGCGCCTCTCGAGAACCATTTCAGCCGACTCGGCGAATTCCCGCAAAGCCGGAAGGCCCTCTTCCTCCCCTTTCATATTGTCCAGAACCTGAAGGAGCCCCCACCCTTGTCCGTTGTAACGCTCGCTCTCGCTGATTCCCTCTCCCTTGAAATTGACATAGTCCATCAGTACATAGAGCCCCATAGGGGAGTTTGCAACACGATAGAACTGCTTTTTTATATTGCCCCGGGACTCCGCAGGCGCCGCTCTGAGCATGCGGGGAAGACTATCCTCCAGGCGGTCGGCTATAAATAATGACTGCAGCGGAATCGTATCGAGTAGAAATTTCCTCAGGGATTTCATTTCGGGTGAACTGAAGTCCCGATAGAACTCCTCGCGGCTATTCCACGGGAGATCGAATGACGGAAGCTCCTCCATCCACGAGGGGGTGCTTGCGCCTTCGGACTTCAAAAATTCAAACAACGAAGGAAATGTTTCCTGAAAGCGATACTCCCTGCCCCTGGGATACCATAGAAAATGCCCGATCCCTAAAGACGCGAACTCTTCGCCCTCGTTCCAGACTGTAAGATTCTTCTCTTTTCCCCCGCCCTCGTTTATAAAAATCAATTCACCTATAATCTCAAGCTCCTCGGGGGATGCGGTAAAGCATCTGGTTTTGCACGAGGAAAGAAGTAAAAAAATGAGCAGGACCGGAATGAGGCTTATAAGGTGTTTTCGCATGTGTCATCCCGTTCCATAGGCAGGGGGATAGCATCATTGAATTTCAAATTTAATTTGATGCGGTAAATATTAACGATAACGATGCTGCTTGAGCAGCGTGCGGTCTGTAATCCTTTCGAACACCTCGCCGCATTTATCACATTCGAACCTTACCTCTCTCGGAGGGTGGCTTATCCCGGTTCCGACCAAAATCCAGCCCCACACCGAATAACTGGGCTTGGGAACTATCCAGGGATGTTCTCTGGTATATCCGCAGCGGCACTTCATCCGCTCTGTTTCAGCATCACTCATAAGTATTTAGCCGGAATTATTCTAACAGTTTACCCCGCCTTATCAACAGCCAAGGGCAGCATCCAGACATAGGGAAATCAAATTAGCCACATGAATATGATTACTCTTCGGTTTGTTTTACGGATTTTCGCAATTCTTTGACCTTGCCCTTCTGCCTTTTTGTCTCGAGCCGTTGCCTCTGCGACTTGAGCGTAGGCCTGGTTTTCCGTCTTAGGGCGGGTTTTTTGGCGGCCCTTCGAATAAGCTCTGTCAAACGGTTCACGGCATCATTGCGATTAGTTTCCTGTGTCCTGAACCTCGATGCCTCTATAATGAGCACTCCGCTCCGGGTGACTTTATTCCCGGCTATCTGAATAAGACGCTCGCGGACATCATCGGGCAGGTTCGGTGAATTTTTAATATCGAACCTGAGCTGCGCGGCGGTAGCGAGTTTGTTGACGTTCTGACCCCCGGGGCCGGAAGAGCGGACAAAATCCATCCGGATTTCACTCTCGTCCAGGGATATACGGGGCGTAATTCTTATCATATTAAGAATCTATGCCCAGAATACAGTTTATTCAAGGGGAGCCCCGCAGAGTTTCATCCGCTTTCTCAGGCAACGGCTCAGCTCCACGAAAATTGAATCCGTTCACCGAAACGGGTTATCCAATATAAATCAGGACCGCTGAACCTACTCCTCTTCATAGCTGCCGGCGCTGCCTTCGGTTTTACCAAAACCGTGAACCATCTGAAAACCCGTATAGGCGACCTCTCCGTGCTCTCCGAGGTCGAGACCGTCCGCTTCCTGTTCTTCCGAAACCCTGAGACCCATGACCGCCTTGAGAACGACAATTATCACAGCGGTGCCGGCAAACGCGAATACCCATGTAACGACAACGCTTATAAGCTGGACTACAAACTGGTGAGAATCACCGAAGAAAAGGCCGTTTCCACCACCCGCGTTTACAGTCGTAGTAGCGAATAAACCCGTGGCAAGGGCGCCCCAGGTGCCTCCGATACCGTGCACTCCTACAACGTCGAGAGAGTCATCGTAGCCAAGTCTGGGCTTCAGATTGACCGCATTGAAGCAGAGGAATCCCGCTACGAACCCGATCAGGATTGCCGACATGGGGCTTACGAATCCGGCAGCGGGCGTTATCGCGACAAGCCCCGCAACAGCCCCCGTGGCCGCGCCAAGTACGGTAGGCTTGCCCCTTACGATCCATTCGGTAAACACCCAGCCCAGGACCGCCGCCGCGGTTGCGGTATTAGTGGTTACAAAAGCCAGGGAAGCAAGGCCGTCGGCCGCCAAGGAGCTCCCGGCGTTAAAACCGAACCATCCCACCCACAGGAGAGAGGCCCCTATAACACTGAACGGCAGGAAGTGGGGAGGCATGGGTTCCCGTCCGTACCCCCTTCTTTTGCCGAAGAGGAGCGCTGCCGCAAGCGCCGCCGCGCCCGAGCTGATGTGCACTACTGTACCACCGGCAAAGTCGAGCGCGCCCATAGCTCCTATCCATCCGCCGCCCCAAACCCAGTGGGCTATGGGATCATAGATAAATGTTGTCCAGAGGAGAACGAAAACAATAAATGTGCTGAACTTTATGCGCTCGGCGAACGCGCCCGTTATAAGCGCGACTGTTATGACGGCAAAAGTCATTTGAAACGCCATAAACACGTAATGAGGAATCGTTGACGCATATCCCTCGAAGGGAGCAGGTCCGACTCCGTTTAGTCCCAGCCAGTCCAGGTTGCCGATTATACCCGAGACATCGGGCCCGAAAGCAAGTGTGTATCCGATCAAAATCCATTGTATTGATACAAGGGCGACTATTATGAAGCTGTGCATTATAGTGCCGAGGGCGTTTTTAGCCCTTACAAGCCCGCCGTAAAAGAGAAAAAGACCAGGAATAGTCATCATCAATACGAGCAAGGTGGAGGTGAGCATCCAGGCTGTGTCGCCGGTGTCTATTTCGGGCACGACTGTTTCAGCCGACTCGGGTGTATATTCAAGAGGCTCTTCCGAGAATGACCGTTCGGGAACCAGCAGAAATAATAGAAACAGGAAAAATGGCAAAAATAGAACAATCGTTCTGACCGCGGAATTAGTCGTACGCATTTGAAATCCTCCCTTCTCATGCGGTGAGATCGTGGGCAATAATGTGGAAAAACGGTTACGACTTGATGCATGCAGTCATTCGAGCGCAGCCACATAACCCTTTTATTATCCGCATCATACCGGGTTCACTGCATTATTCGGCCTATTATATTCCAAACCCGGGATTTATTCAACCTACCGGGAGGAACGGAGTTATATGACTGTAAAACGGAAGGATTAATCCGATTGTGTGCTTGATTTAACGCGGGAGATTATCAATCCACACGCAGTTGGAATAAAAGAAGTAACCGGGCGCGGAGGGTTCGTGATATCTACTTCTCCAGGTTAACGACCACCCTTCCCTTCTGTTTGCCCTGAAGTATAAGCTCAACCTCAGGCTCGAGCTCTTCGAGGGAAATCTCTTTGGTCAGCGTATCGAGTTTATGGAATTTCCAGAGATCGGCAATCTTGTCCCATACCTTTTGACGGATTTCCATCGGGCAGTAAGCGGAATCAATCCCTACGAGAGACACACCTCTCAAGATGAAAGGATAGACGTTTATCGGGAGATCCGCTGAAGCCACGTTTCCGCAGCACGTAACCACTCCGCCGTGTTTTGCGGATTTGATCGCGGTAGCGAGGATTTCGCCCCCTACAGTATCGACCACACCCGCCCATCTTCCCTTGAGCATGGGCCTTCCTGAATCATCCTTTGCGTCTTCCCTGCTTATTACTTCCTTGACGCCGAGATCGAGGAGGAACTGTTTCTGCTCAGTCTTCCCTGTTGCGGCAACCACGTGATATCCGGCTCTTGCGAGAATTCCGGTCGCGACGCTTCCCACTCCCCCTGTAGCGCCGGTGACGAGGACCTCTCCCGTGGCAGGCACAACACCGAACTGCTCCATTTTGTATACGGAGAGGGCGGCGGTAAATCCGGCCGTGCCGAAAACCATACTTTCCTTCAGGGAAAGTCCTTGGGGAAGCCGTACCACCCACCCGGCGGGCACCCTTATGTACTCGCCGTATCCGCCCGAGGTATTCGCCCCGAGGTCAAAACCCGTGACTATGACCCGGTCGCCCGGATTCAGATCACCGGCAGAGCTCTCCTCAACCACTCCCGATGCATCGACGCCGGGGGTATGCGGATAATTTTTGGTGACCCCTCTATTACCCGACGCGGAAAGGGCGTCTTTATAATTGAGGGAAGAGTAATGCACCCTTATTAAAACGTCCCCTCCGGGAAGCTCATCTATTAACCTCTCTTTAATAGTCCTTGAGAATTTATTTTCATCCGTTTCTTCCACCACCAATGCCCTGAACTTTTTGTCACTCATACGACTCCTCCGATTTTACTTATTCGATGACTCATATATTTCCGATATAAAATTCCTACTAACAATATGACTAAATATTCGTCAAGAGCAAACAGGCCAGAAAAATATACATGGGCTTAACCGCCTCTAAATCCATGTTGATTAAACCGGCCGGCAGTGATAATCTTTGGAAGGACAGATTAATAGTCCCGGTCCGAAAAGGCAAACCATGTGAAAAGATGGGACGCAAAGCCGAAGACCTAAAGGCGCGGGCGCGCCCAGGGCTGGCCGGCTGCCGAAAAAAGGGA
The DNA window shown above is from Deltaproteobacteria bacterium and carries:
- a CDS encoding ammonium transporter, which produces MRTTNSAVRTIVLFLPFFLFLLFLLVPERSFSEEPLEYTPESAETVVPEIDTGDTAWMLTSTLLVLMMTIPGLFLFYGGLVRAKNALGTIMHSFIIVALVSIQWILIGYTLAFGPDVSGIIGNLDWLGLNGVGPAPFEGYASTIPHYVFMAFQMTFAVITVALITGAFAERIKFSTFIVFVLLWTTFIYDPIAHWVWGGGWIGAMGALDFAGGTVVHISSGAAALAAALLFGKRRGYGREPMPPHFLPFSVIGASLLWVGWFGFNAGSSLAADGLASLAFVTTNTATAAAVLGWVFTEWIVRGKPTVLGAATGAVAGLVAITPAAGFVSPMSAILIGFVAGFLCFNAVNLKPRLGYDDSLDVVGVHGIGGTWGALATGLFATTTVNAGGGNGLFFGDSHQFVVQLISVVVTWVFAFAGTAVIIVVLKAVMGLRVSEEQEADGLDLGEHGEVAYTGFQMVHGFGKTEGSAGSYEEE
- a CDS encoding YhdH/YhfP family quinone oxidoreductase, translated to MSDKKFRALVVEETDENKFSRTIKERLIDELPGGDVLIRVHYSSLNYKDALSASGNRGVTKNYPHTPGVDASGVVEESSAGDLNPGDRVIVTGFDLGANTSGGYGEYIRVPAGWVVRLPQGLSLKESMVFGTAGFTAALSVYKMEQFGVVPATGEVLVTGATGGVGSVATGILARAGYHVVAATGKTEQKQFLLDLGVKEVISREDAKDDSGRPMLKGRWAGVVDTVGGEILATAIKSAKHGGVVTCCGNVASADLPINVYPFILRGVSLVGIDSAYCPMEIRQKVWDKIADLWKFHKLDTLTKEISLEELEPEVELILQGKQKGRVVVNLEK